TTATTCTAGCTCTTCTTAAAATATCGTAGTATAAATTTTTATCAAAAGTACCATCTTTTTGAAATGTTGGATCAACGATTATATATTTTAAAATATCATCTTTACTAACACTAAGACCTATATCGTCTGCAAAATTTAATAGTAAATTCTCTTGAATTGTAGCCTGAAGTGCAGCATTTTGTAAGCCTAACTCATTGGCCTTTTCTTGTGTTAATTTACCATCAAAAAGATTATTGTAGTATTGATACAAATTATCGTATTTTTGTTGTAGTTCTTGAATGCTTATATTTCTGTGTCCTACTTTTGCTACCGAAGTGGCTCGATTGCTGTTTAAATCATATGCTCCCCAGCCTACAAAGCCTGCTCCAACAAAGGCTATTGTACTTACCCAAATGGTAACAACTAGGTATTTTTTATGTTTTTGCATCCAAGACAACATTAAATTTTCCTTTAAAAGACTAACGAAATTTGTATGATATATTATATAAAATTGCCTTAAATAAGCTTAAAATAGGGGCTTTAAAAATACCTTTGTGAAGAATTTTGCTAACAATTTTTTAGTATTGTTAGCAAAATTTTTAAATACTATAATCGCTATAACCACTAGTTAAATGAAGCAATTTGCAGCTATTTTCTAGCAAAGCTATCTCTTTTGCAAGAAGCTGAGGGCTTCTACTGTATGCGTAAATGCCATATCCTTTAACGATAATAATATTTGTATTTTTTTCTAGCATATATCTATAAATTTCAGTTTCTGCACGTTCATACCAGTCATCATATTGTTTTGGATCATAGACTAAAATTTCATTAAATCTCATATACCCAAAATAATCTTTCGGTACAATTTTTTCATGTTTCATTGCGTAGGCAGTT
The DNA window shown above is from Campylobacter concisus and carries:
- a CDS encoding class II aldolase and adducin N-terminal domain-containing protein, coding for MELEHSINEIKTISLSMFRKNFFGVFHGSISARVEKNQFIINKQNAIFDNLKDDDLTLLSSKKDYRWNEASLDADIHLNIYKNINEARFVCYAMPPYATAYAMKHEKIVPKDYFGYMRFNEILVYDPKQYDDWYERAETEIYRYMLEKNTNIIIVKGYGIYAYSRSPQLLAKEIALLENSCKLLHLTSGYSDYSI